A single genomic interval of Mucilaginibacter boryungensis harbors:
- a CDS encoding adenylosuccinate synthase yields MAVDVLLGLQWGDEGKGKIVDVLAADYDLIARFQGGPNAGHTLEFDGQKFVLNTIPSGIFFNNTLNLIGNGVVIDPITLKKELDKLKAAGHDLLAKKNLVIAKKAHLILPTHQLLDAASEKKMGEGKIGSTLKGIGPTYMDKTGRNGLRIGDITLPDFKERYQKLVAKHTSMLQSLYGEVVDFSEREAAFFEALDVIKKFPLVDSEHFVNDYIRKGKKVLAEGAQGAMLDIDFGSYPFVTSSNTTSAGACTGLGIAPSQIGEVIGIFKAYCTRVGGGPFPTELDNELGEKLRQLGHEFGATTGRPRRTGWIDLPALKYAIMLNGVTQLVMTKADVLSGFEKIYACTHYNYNGEVIDYMPYDICTITPEPVLQEIEGWNEDITGITELDQIPASLSRYMDFLKEQLGVPVKYLSVGPDRVQTLVLN; encoded by the coding sequence ATGGCTGTTGACGTTTTATTAGGCCTGCAATGGGGCGACGAAGGTAAAGGAAAAATTGTTGATGTACTGGCTGCGGATTACGATCTGATAGCGCGCTTCCAGGGCGGACCAAACGCCGGGCATACCCTTGAGTTTGACGGACAAAAATTTGTATTGAACACTATCCCTTCGGGTATATTTTTTAATAATACACTAAACCTGATTGGTAATGGTGTGGTAATTGATCCTATTACCCTTAAAAAGGAACTGGATAAACTGAAAGCTGCCGGGCACGACCTACTGGCCAAAAAGAACCTGGTAATTGCTAAAAAAGCACACCTGATACTGCCTACTCACCAATTGCTTGATGCTGCTTCTGAAAAGAAAATGGGCGAAGGCAAAATTGGTTCAACTTTAAAAGGCATTGGCCCAACCTATATGGACAAAACCGGCCGCAATGGTTTACGCATTGGCGATATTACCCTGCCCGATTTTAAAGAACGTTACCAAAAATTGGTTGCCAAACATACCTCAATGCTGCAATCGCTTTATGGCGAGGTGGTAGATTTTAGCGAACGCGAAGCCGCCTTCTTTGAAGCGTTGGACGTGATCAAAAAATTCCCTTTGGTTGATTCGGAGCATTTTGTGAATGATTATATCCGCAAAGGCAAAAAAGTATTAGCTGAAGGCGCACAAGGCGCTATGCTGGATATCGACTTTGGGTCTTATCCGTTTGTAACTTCATCAAACACTACATCAGCCGGTGCTTGTACTGGTTTAGGCATTGCACCAAGCCAAATAGGCGAAGTAATTGGCATATTTAAGGCATACTGCACCCGTGTTGGCGGCGGCCCCTTCCCTACCGAACTGGATAACGAATTAGGCGAAAAACTTCGTCAGTTAGGTCACGAGTTTGGCGCTACTACTGGTCGTCCACGCCGTACGGGCTGGATCGATCTGCCGGCATTGAAATATGCTATTATGCTGAATGGTGTAACTCAACTGGTAATGACTAAAGCCGATGTTTTAAGCGGTTTTGAAAAAATATATGCTTGTACCCATTATAACTATAACGGCGAGGTAATTGATTATATGCCTTATGATATTTGCACCATTACCCCCGAGCCTGTTTTGCAGGAAATTGAGGGCTGGAACGAAGACATTACCGGCATTACTGAATTAGACCAAATACCGGCATCATTAAGCCGTTATATGGACTTTTTAAAAGAGCAATTAGGCGTGCCGGTTAAATACCTTTCTGTTGGCCCGGATAGGGTACAGACGTTGGTATTGAATTAA
- a CDS encoding aldo/keto reductase yields MNNTITIGKDTANPLTVPRLGYGTMRLTGEGFYGEPPNRPEALAILKRAIEKGVRFIDTADYYGDDVTNRLIAEAIYPYPDDLVICTKVGATRKPDKSWVVYNTPENLRTSIENNLRTLKIDRITQVHFRVMPGMTNFEEGMEAMFKIQSEGKILHVGVSNVTRDELQTAMKMGNVVSVENMYGHGQRTTKQFAHGGTNMGGEEVLDICEQHNIVMVPFWSLHTADRQDTRLAKVAQKYGVTEAQVNIAWLLHKSPIMLPIPGTSSLAHFEENLAAADINLSKDDMTFLE; encoded by the coding sequence ATGAATAACACCATCACCATTGGAAAAGATACAGCCAATCCGTTAACCGTCCCTCGTTTAGGTTACGGCACTATGCGCCTTACAGGCGAGGGTTTTTATGGCGAACCACCTAATCGTCCTGAAGCGTTAGCGATATTAAAAAGGGCTATAGAAAAAGGCGTCCGTTTTATTGATACAGCAGACTATTATGGCGATGATGTAACTAACCGTTTAATTGCTGAAGCCATATACCCATACCCGGATGATTTGGTGATATGTACCAAAGTAGGGGCAACCCGCAAGCCCGATAAAAGCTGGGTGGTGTATAATACTCCTGAAAATTTGCGTACCAGCATTGAAAATAATTTACGCACTTTAAAAATTGACAGGATAACCCAGGTGCATTTTCGTGTAATGCCCGGAATGACCAATTTCGAGGAAGGTATGGAAGCTATGTTTAAAATACAAAGCGAAGGCAAAATACTGCATGTAGGCGTGAGCAATGTTACCCGTGACGAATTACAAACTGCTATGAAAATGGGCAACGTTGTATCGGTGGAGAACATGTATGGTCATGGACAGCGTACTACTAAACAATTTGCCCATGGCGGGACAAATATGGGCGGTGAGGAAGTACTTGATATTTGTGAGCAGCATAATATAGTTATGGTGCCATTTTGGTCGCTGCACACAGCTGATAGGCAGGATACGCGATTGGCTAAAGTAGCTCAAAAATATGGGGTTACCGAGGCACAGGTTAATATTGCCTGGTTGTTACATAAATCGCCAATAATGTTACCCATCCCCGGCACGTCTTCATTAGCGCATTTTGAAGAAAATCTGGCTGCTGCCGATATCAACCTTTCCAAAGATGATATGACATTCCTGGAATAA
- a CDS encoding DUF4294 domain-containing protein: protein MKFIGFVLLFCCFATIALSQSALPRPKLGKNDTIRTYLTEYQGELIPWTVVPEIKIVDTRIFKSEKDRQDYNRLRYNVYKVLPYMRFASNRYQQLQRDLATTGDKGKQKEMIKACETQIKDLFNREIKNLTITQGEILIKLVNRETGNTSYEMLKEMKGGLNAFMFQSIARIFGHNLKETYDPEQERDIESILQSAGYISYNN, encoded by the coding sequence ATGAAATTTATTGGCTTTGTATTACTGTTTTGCTGCTTCGCTACCATAGCGCTGTCACAAAGTGCATTGCCACGACCTAAATTAGGCAAAAATGATACCATCCGGACTTACCTGACAGAATATCAAGGCGAGTTGATCCCGTGGACGGTTGTACCTGAAATAAAAATTGTTGATACACGCATTTTTAAAAGTGAAAAAGACCGGCAGGATTACAACCGCCTGCGTTATAATGTTTACAAAGTGTTACCATATATGCGGTTTGCCAGTAACCGTTACCAGCAGCTGCAGCGCGATTTAGCCACCACCGGCGATAAAGGCAAACAAAAAGAAATGATAAAGGCTTGCGAAACGCAGATAAAAGATCTGTTTAACCGCGAAATAAAAAACCTTACCATTACACAAGGTGAGATATTAATAAAGTTAGTTAACCGCGAAACAGGGAATACAAGTTATGAAATGCTGAAAGAGATGAAAGGCGGATTGAACGCATTTATGTTTCAGTCTATAGCCAGGATATTTGGGCATAATTTGAAAGAAACTTACGATCCCGAACAGGAGAGGGATATCGAATCTATTCTGCAATCTGCAGGATATATTTCCTACAACAATTAG
- a CDS encoding anthranilate synthase component I family protein, which translates to MNFTITDINIFKHKALQWATRFDVLCYLDSNNFSDPYSKYDLIIAAGAKHELKANVGNAFAELEAFRQQHQEWLMGFFTYDLKNEIETLSSSNPDHLHLPDLYFFVPEYLITVKDNNVSITGQNSSGVLYEIEKQKITQPQSIPTVKLQPRFNKADYIATVKKIQDHIIRGDIYVSNFCQEFFANGVKIDPLEVFKQLNQLSPTPFSCYFKYYQQHILCASPERFLAKRGSKLISQPIKGTAKRQENTEQDELVKNALQNDQKERQENVMIVDLVRNDLTHSAKAGTVKTEELFGIYSFNQVHQMISTVICELRNDVSEVQAIKNTFPMGSMTGAPKISSMQLMEQYEKSKRGVYSGAIGYFSPDNDFDYNVVIRTLLYNQENKYLSLHVGSAITYDADAEKEYEECLVKASAMFKVLGH; encoded by the coding sequence GTGAATTTTACCATAACCGATATCAATATATTTAAACACAAAGCCTTACAATGGGCCACGCGTTTTGATGTATTGTGCTATCTGGATTCCAACAATTTTAGCGATCCCTATTCCAAATACGACCTTATTATTGCCGCGGGCGCTAAACATGAGTTAAAGGCAAACGTTGGTAATGCTTTTGCTGAATTAGAAGCTTTCAGGCAGCAGCATCAAGAGTGGTTGATGGGTTTCTTCACGTACGATTTGAAAAACGAGATAGAAACCCTTTCTTCATCAAACCCGGATCATCTGCATCTCCCTGATCTGTATTTTTTCGTGCCTGAATACCTGATTACAGTAAAAGACAACAATGTCAGCATCACAGGACAAAATTCATCGGGCGTTTTGTATGAGATTGAAAAGCAAAAAATAACCCAACCACAAAGCATTCCAACTGTAAAACTCCAGCCCCGTTTTAACAAAGCTGATTATATAGCAACCGTAAAAAAAATACAGGACCATATTATCCGTGGTGATATTTATGTGAGTAATTTTTGTCAGGAGTTTTTTGCTAATGGTGTTAAAATCGATCCGCTGGAGGTATTTAAACAATTGAACCAATTATCACCCACCCCTTTTTCCTGTTATTTTAAATACTACCAGCAACATATTCTTTGCGCCTCGCCCGAACGCTTTTTGGCCAAGCGCGGTAGCAAATTAATATCCCAACCTATAAAAGGCACTGCAAAACGTCAGGAAAATACTGAACAAGATGAATTGGTTAAAAATGCATTGCAAAATGATCAGAAAGAACGCCAGGAGAACGTAATGATAGTTGACCTGGTACGTAACGATCTTACTCACTCGGCCAAAGCCGGAACTGTTAAAACAGAAGAACTATTTGGTATTTATAGCTTCAACCAGGTACACCAAATGATATCGACCGTGATATGCGAATTACGGAATGACGTATCTGAAGTACAGGCTATTAAAAACACCTTCCCCATGGGCAGCATGACAGGGGCGCCAAAAATAAGCAGCATGCAGCTAATGGAACAGTATGAAAAAAGCAAGCGTGGGGTATATTCCGGGGCGATAGGCTATTTTAGTCCGGATAATGATTTCGATTATAACGTAGTTATCCGAACTTTATTGTACAACCAGGAAAATAAATATTTATCGTTGCATGTAGGCAGTGCCATTACTTATGACGCAGATGCAGAAAAAGAATATGAAGAGTGTCTGGTGAAAGCTTCGGCAATGTTTAAAGTGTTAGGCCATTAA
- a CDS encoding RelA/SpoT family protein, giving the protein MKDVVIDIEAEKNEILKRYRALLRASKSTLQKGDKRMIRKAFDMALESHKDMRRKSGEPYIYHPIAVAQIAAEEIGLGTTSIVCALLHDVVEDTDVTLDDIEREFGKKVAKIIDGLTKISGVFDTNSSLQAENFRKMLLTLADDVRVILIKLADRLHNMRTMEFMPRDKQLKLSSETVYLYAPLAHRLGLYAIKSELEDLSMKYMESETYQFIKNKLNEKRAEREKFIRDFIEPIKKVLEGQGLNADMYGRPKSIHSIWNKMKKKNVPFEEVYDLFAIRIILDSPAENEKSDCWKAYSIVTDLYRPNPDRLRDWVSSPKANGYESLHTTVMGPRGQWVEVQIRTTRMNEIAEKGFAAHWKYKESSVDNGLDLWIQKVRDMLKNPDSNALDFLDDFKMNLFSDEIFIFTPKGALIQLPSSATALDFAFEIHTDVGASCIGAKVNHKLVPLSYKLQNGDQVEVITSSKQSPKEDWLNIVVTAKAKAKIKSALKEEKRKIAEDGKEILERKLKSLKITYNSENIHKLSYYFKLQSTQDLFYNVAKGLIDLSQLKEYQASEKSIENKPQDKIDADQVQSLLKSIKAKDTDMLLIGDDMQKIDYKLASCCNPIPGDDVFGFITVSDGIKIHRTNCPNATKLMSNYGYRIVKARWTNQQELAFLTGLRITGIDDVGLINKLTTVISNDFKVNIRSITVDSDNGIFEGSIMVYVNDTEHLDNLIKRLKEIRGITAVTRFDSTPAVERAS; this is encoded by the coding sequence ATGAAGGATGTAGTGATAGATATTGAGGCGGAAAAGAACGAAATACTAAAGCGTTACCGGGCATTGCTGCGTGCATCAAAATCAACCTTGCAAAAGGGCGATAAACGCATGATACGTAAGGCTTTTGATATGGCCCTTGAAAGCCATAAGGATATGCGCCGCAAATCGGGCGAGCCGTATATATATCATCCTATTGCTGTTGCCCAAATTGCTGCCGAGGAAATTGGCTTGGGTACTACTTCTATTGTTTGTGCATTGCTGCACGATGTGGTTGAGGACACTGATGTTACTTTAGATGATATTGAACGCGAATTTGGAAAGAAAGTAGCCAAAATAATTGACGGCCTAACTAAAATTTCCGGCGTGTTCGATACCAACAGCTCTTTACAGGCCGAGAATTTCCGTAAAATGTTGCTTACCCTGGCCGATGATGTGCGGGTAATATTGATAAAACTGGCCGACCGCCTGCATAACATGCGTACCATGGAGTTTATGCCGCGTGATAAGCAGTTGAAGTTATCGTCAGAAACCGTGTATCTGTATGCACCATTGGCACACAGGCTGGGTTTATATGCCATAAAGTCAGAGCTGGAAGACCTTTCCATGAAATATATGGAAAGCGAGACCTACCAGTTCATTAAAAATAAGCTAAATGAAAAAAGGGCGGAACGCGAGAAGTTTATCCGGGATTTTATTGAGCCAATAAAGAAAGTGCTAGAAGGCCAGGGCTTGAACGCCGATATGTACGGCAGGCCGAAGTCGATCCACTCCATCTGGAATAAGATGAAGAAAAAGAACGTCCCATTTGAAGAGGTTTACGATCTTTTTGCCATCCGTATCATTCTGGATAGCCCGGCAGAAAATGAAAAATCGGATTGCTGGAAGGCTTATTCTATAGTGACCGACCTTTACCGGCCTAATCCCGACCGTTTGCGCGACTGGGTATCATCGCCCAAGGCTAATGGTTACGAATCATTACATACTACCGTAATGGGCCCGCGTGGGCAATGGGTTGAAGTGCAGATACGTACCACCCGTATGAACGAAATTGCAGAGAAGGGTTTTGCCGCGCATTGGAAATACAAGGAATCATCAGTAGACAACGGGCTTGACCTGTGGATACAAAAAGTTCGCGATATGCTGAAAAACCCCGACAGCAACGCATTGGATTTTCTGGATGATTTCAAGATGAACCTTTTTAGCGATGAGATATTCATCTTTACGCCTAAAGGTGCATTAATACAATTACCATCAAGCGCTACGGCGCTGGATTTCGCGTTCGAGATACATACCGATGTGGGGGCCAGTTGTATTGGCGCCAAAGTAAACCACAAACTAGTACCGCTAAGCTATAAACTACAAAACGGCGACCAGGTGGAAGTGATTACCAGCAGTAAGCAAAGTCCAAAAGAAGACTGGCTGAACATTGTAGTTACGGCTAAAGCTAAAGCCAAAATAAAATCGGCATTAAAAGAAGAAAAGCGCAAAATAGCTGAAGATGGCAAGGAAATACTGGAACGTAAGCTAAAATCGCTGAAGATCACCTACAATTCAGAGAACATCCATAAGCTGAGTTATTATTTCAAACTGCAATCGACCCAAGACCTCTTTTACAATGTAGCTAAAGGGTTGATAGACCTGAGTCAGCTTAAGGAGTACCAGGCATCAGAAAAAAGTATTGAGAATAAGCCACAGGATAAAATTGACGCCGACCAGGTACAAAGTCTGCTAAAAAGCATTAAGGCCAAAGATACCGACATGTTATTGATTGGCGATGACATGCAAAAGATTGACTATAAACTTGCCAGCTGCTGCAACCCTATCCCTGGCGATGATGTATTTGGTTTCATTACGGTAAGCGATGGGATAAAAATACACCGTACTAATTGCCCTAATGCCACCAAATTAATGTCCAACTACGGTTACCGCATTGTAAAAGCCCGCTGGACAAACCAGCAGGAACTGGCATTTTTAACCGGTTTGCGAATTACGGGTATTGATGATGTTGGCCTGATCAATAAACTAACTACAGTAATTTCCAACGATTTTAAAGTGAATATCCGCTCTATTACTGTTGATAGTGATAACGGTATTTTTGAAGGATCGATTATGGTGTATGTGAACGATACCGAACATCTGGATAACCTGATAAAACGCTTGAAAGAGATACGCGGCATTACCGCCGTAACACGGTTTGATTCAACCCCGGCTGTGGAACGGGCTTCTTAG
- the lat gene encoding L-lysine 6-transaminase: protein MYSLNIAPENVNATLSKHILADGFDLTFDMEKSEGVYIYDSKNKRRLLDFFTCFASVPLGYNHPKMLGDDAFTKSLMLAALTNPSNSDIYTTQYAQFIDTFSRVGIPDYLPHAFFIAGGALAIENALKTAMDWKVQKNFAKGHKAEKGFKVLHFEQAFHGRTGYTLSLTNTSPAKTKWFAKFDWPRVNNPAMQFPQNEANVQDIIAREEKAIAQIKQAFAENPDEICAIIIEPIQSEGGDNHFRVEFMRQLRQLADENEALLIYDEIQTGVGLTGKFWCHQHFGEDARPDIIAFGKKMQVCGILAGKRIDEIEGNVFRVSSRINSTWGGNLVDMVRSSKIMEIIEEDRLCENAAKMGNYLQQQLLKLSEKYEIIGNVRGKGLLTAFDFRDQAHRDAFIQKGLAHNVMFLGCADTTIRFRPALIMDKTHIDEGLHVMEKIISIL, encoded by the coding sequence ATGTACAGCCTGAATATTGCGCCCGAGAACGTTAATGCTACATTAAGCAAACATATTTTAGCCGATGGTTTCGACCTTACTTTTGATATGGAAAAAAGCGAGGGCGTTTACATTTACGATTCCAAGAACAAACGCCGTTTACTTGACTTTTTTACCTGCTTTGCATCGGTGCCTTTAGGATATAACCATCCAAAAATGCTGGGCGATGATGCCTTTACCAAAAGCCTGATGCTGGCTGCATTGACAAATCCATCTAACTCGGATATTTATACTACGCAGTATGCCCAGTTTATAGATACCTTCTCGCGTGTTGGTATCCCCGACTATCTGCCGCATGCCTTTTTTATTGCAGGCGGCGCTTTGGCCATTGAGAATGCCCTTAAAACGGCTATGGACTGGAAAGTACAGAAGAACTTTGCCAAAGGACACAAAGCCGAAAAAGGGTTCAAAGTATTGCATTTTGAACAAGCTTTTCACGGTCGCACAGGCTATACTTTAAGTTTGACTAATACCAGCCCAGCCAAAACCAAATGGTTTGCCAAATTTGATTGGCCGCGGGTTAATAACCCGGCAATGCAATTCCCACAGAACGAGGCGAATGTTCAAGATATTATTGCCCGTGAGGAAAAGGCTATAGCCCAGATAAAACAAGCGTTTGCTGAAAACCCCGATGAAATTTGCGCCATTATTATAGAACCTATTCAATCGGAAGGCGGCGATAACCACTTCAGAGTAGAATTTATGCGCCAACTGCGCCAATTGGCTGATGAGAATGAGGCACTGTTAATATACGATGAAATACAAACCGGCGTTGGGCTTACAGGCAAGTTTTGGTGCCATCAGCATTTTGGAGAGGATGCCCGGCCTGATATTATAGCTTTTGGTAAAAAGATGCAGGTTTGCGGCATATTAGCCGGTAAACGTATTGACGAAATTGAAGGCAATGTATTCCGGGTATCCTCCCGTATAAATTCAACCTGGGGCGGCAATTTGGTAGATATGGTACGCTCATCTAAAATAATGGAAATTATTGAAGAAGATAGGTTGTGTGAAAACGCTGCCAAAATGGGCAACTATCTGCAGCAGCAATTGCTAAAGCTTTCTGAAAAGTACGAGATAATTGGTAATGTACGAGGAAAAGGCTTGCTTACAGCCTTTGATTTTCGTGATCAGGCCCATCGCGATGCCTTTATTCAAAAAGGATTAGCGCATAATGTGATGTTTTTAGGCTGTGCCGATACAACCATACGTTTTAGGCCTGCACTCATCATGGATAAAACGCATATAGATGAGGGACTGCATGTTATGGAAAAAATAATAAGTATTTTATAA
- the bshB1 gene encoding bacillithiol biosynthesis deacetylase BshB1, whose amino-acid sequence MLKLDILVLAVHPDDAELGCGGTIAKHVAMGHKVGIVDLTRGELGTRGSAEIRDEEAAGAGKILGLVVRENLGIPDGFFENTKEYQLKVIAAIRKFQPDIVITNAYYDRHPDHGRANQLVEAATFLSGLRKIETLQNGEPQAPWRPKQVLHFIQDNYIQPDIVIDVTDYWDKKMASIFAYGSQFYNPEWNENEPQTYISSPQFTAVVEGRGREFGKAIGTKFAEGFTSRKILGVDSLMDLR is encoded by the coding sequence ATGCTTAAATTAGATATTTTGGTTTTGGCCGTCCATCCGGACGATGCTGAATTAGGTTGCGGGGGTACTATAGCTAAACATGTAGCCATGGGCCATAAGGTCGGTATTGTTGACCTTACCCGGGGCGAATTAGGTACCCGTGGCTCTGCCGAGATACGCGACGAGGAAGCTGCCGGTGCCGGAAAGATACTTGGTTTAGTCGTACGTGAAAATTTAGGCATACCCGATGGTTTTTTTGAGAACACTAAAGAATACCAGCTAAAAGTTATTGCTGCCATCCGCAAGTTTCAGCCGGATATTGTGATCACTAACGCTTACTATGATCGTCACCCAGACCATGGCCGTGCCAATCAGTTAGTAGAAGCAGCTACTTTTTTATCTGGTTTGCGAAAAATAGAAACATTGCAAAACGGGGAACCACAGGCGCCATGGCGCCCTAAACAGGTTTTACATTTTATACAGGATAACTACATACAGCCTGATATTGTTATTGATGTAACCGACTATTGGGATAAAAAAATGGCCAGCATTTTTGCTTACGGATCGCAATTTTATAACCCTGAATGGAATGAAAACGAGCCGCAAACCTATATTTCATCACCCCAATTTACGGCCGTTGTTGAAGGCCGTGGCCGTGAATTTGGCAAAGCGATAGGTACCAAATTTGCCGAAGGTTTTACCAGCCGAAAAATTTTGGGCGTGGATAGTTTGATGGATTTGCGGTAG
- a CDS encoding MFS transporter, whose translation MPLTSTKRIKEHHQGISTILAFSLIPLSGFATDIYIPSLPAMGASMHIGSLQVQLTLSIFLISYGISQLFIGSVLDSFGRYNFSLISLMIFTLSCVIIANTHNIYLIYLMRVIHGITVAGIVVAKRAYFVDVFIGEKLKSYLSIFTIIWSTGPIITPFIGGYLQKAFGWESNFYFLGIIAAVLGILELIFSGETLKHTTEFKLKKIGNIYLQMIKTTSFTMGLFMLAMAYSMVMVYNMSGPFIVEHQLLLSPVAAGYCSLILGLAWMAGGFIGKATINHPFYKKMVVNIAAQLLFVVAMILSLSFVANLYTLIFFAFIIHVGAGYTYNNYFTYSLSKFPNNAGIAGGLTGGIVYVLVSFLSYSIISVLPAKDERNLSYSYLILIVISGIIMFVISRIKKETVAEAIAAN comes from the coding sequence ATGCCTCTCACATCTACCAAACGCATTAAAGAACACCATCAGGGGATTTCAACTATCCTGGCTTTCTCTCTAATCCCCCTATCCGGTTTTGCAACAGATATTTATATCCCATCGTTACCTGCTATGGGCGCATCTATGCATATTGGTAGTTTACAGGTGCAGCTAACACTCAGTATCTTTTTAATTAGTTATGGCATATCACAACTATTTATCGGCAGTGTTTTAGATAGTTTTGGCCGTTATAACTTCAGTTTGATATCGTTAATGATATTTACGCTTTCATGTGTCATCATTGCCAATACACACAATATCTATCTTATTTATTTAATGCGTGTAATACATGGTATTACGGTCGCTGGAATTGTAGTGGCAAAAAGGGCTTATTTTGTCGATGTTTTTATTGGCGAAAAACTAAAAAGCTATCTAAGTATTTTTACTATTATATGGTCTACCGGGCCAATTATAACCCCTTTTATAGGCGGATATTTACAAAAAGCCTTTGGTTGGGAATCTAACTTTTACTTTTTAGGCATTATTGCGGCAGTATTAGGCATATTGGAGCTAATTTTCAGCGGAGAAACTTTAAAGCACACTACTGAATTTAAGCTAAAAAAGATAGGCAACATTTATTTACAAATGATTAAAACGACCAGTTTCACTATGGGGCTGTTTATGCTGGCTATGGCATATTCCATGGTTATGGTTTACAATATGTCCGGGCCGTTTATTGTAGAGCACCAACTGTTATTAAGCCCGGTTGCGGCTGGATATTGTTCGCTTATTTTAGGCCTGGCCTGGATGGCAGGCGGCTTTATTGGCAAAGCAACTATTAACCACCCCTTCTATAAAAAAATGGTTGTTAATATTGCCGCGCAATTGCTTTTTGTAGTAGCTATGATACTAAGTTTAAGCTTTGTGGCAAATTTATACACCTTAATATTTTTTGCCTTTATTATTCATGTAGGGGCCGGTTATACGTATAATAATTACTTTACCTATAGCCTTAGTAAATTTCCCAATAATGCGGGTATAGCTGGCGGTTTAACCGGTGGTATTGTGTATGTATTAGTATCTTTTTTAAGTTACAGCATCATTTCGGTTCTTCCTGCAAAAGATGAACGCAACCTTAGTTATAGTTATTTGATACTTATCGTAATTTCAGGTATTATCATGTTTGTTATATCCAGGATTAAAAAGGAAACCGTTGCCGAAGCAATCGCTGCTAATTAA
- a CDS encoding Fur family transcriptional regulator, whose product MSQTETIAMVKKIFEAYLENKSLRKTPERFAILEEIYSRNDHFDVESLYIHMKNKKYRVSRATVYNTLELLVSCDLVTKHQFGKNMAQFEKSYGYKQHDHIICIDCGKVVEFCDPRIQQIQSMMGDLLKFDIKHHSLNLYGNCTKLKQGYCDRKV is encoded by the coding sequence ATGTCGCAAACTGAAACCATTGCCATGGTAAAGAAAATTTTCGAGGCTTACCTTGAAAACAAAAGTCTGAGGAAAACTCCTGAGCGCTTTGCCATTTTGGAAGAGATCTATTCACGTAATGATCATTTTGATGTGGAATCGTTATACATCCACATGAAAAATAAAAAATACAGGGTTAGCCGTGCTACAGTATATAATACACTGGAACTATTAGTATCGTGCGACCTGGTGACCAAACATCAGTTTGGCAAAAACATGGCCCAGTTCGAAAAATCATATGGCTACAAACAGCACGATCATATTATTTGCATAGACTGCGGCAAAGTTGTTGAGTTTTGCGACCCACGCATTCAACAAATACAAAGTATGATGGGCGACTTGCTTAAATTTGATATCAAGCACCACTCCCTTAATCTTTATGGCAATTGTACTAAACTTAAGCAAGGTTATTGCGACAGAAAAGTTTAA
- a CDS encoding glutathione peroxidase, whose protein sequence is MDDKSIYRFNVKKLNGEEVSLGDYKNKVLLIVNTASQCGFTPQLKELEELRKTYKDQNFEILAFPSNDFGGQEPLDGSEISKFCAINFGTHFPVFEKVRVRGPYSHPLFQFLADKKQNGAVNTAPRWNFHKYLVDAHGLVTDFFYPFTKPTSSKIRKKIDRLLAADHQ, encoded by the coding sequence ATGGACGATAAGAGCATTTACCGGTTTAATGTTAAAAAGTTAAACGGTGAAGAAGTTAGCCTTGGCGATTATAAAAACAAGGTATTGTTAATAGTAAATACCGCATCGCAATGCGGTTTTACTCCCCAGCTTAAAGAACTTGAAGAATTAAGAAAGACCTATAAAGATCAGAACTTCGAGATACTGGCTTTTCCATCTAACGATTTTGGCGGACAAGAACCTTTGGATGGCAGCGAGATAAGCAAGTTTTGCGCTATCAATTTTGGTACGCATTTTCCGGTTTTTGAAAAGGTAAGGGTACGTGGCCCATACAGCCACCCGCTGTTCCAGTTTTTGGCAGATAAGAAACAAAACGGAGCTGTAAACACTGCACCACGGTGGAATTTTCATAAGTACCTGGTAGATGCACATGGCTTAGTGACCGACTTTTTTTATCCGTTCACCAAACCAACATCATCCAAAATAAGAAAGAAAATAGACCGCCTGCTGGCCGCAGATCATCAATAG